Genomic window (Sediminispirochaeta smaragdinae DSM 11293):
CGAATATATGCGGTTGGCGTAGGCGGTGAGGGTAGTGTTGCAACCGAATTTACCGATCCTGAAACGGGGAAAAGCTATCGGGGGACCTACGAGGGAAAGATTGATATGGAACTTCTGAAAGCGGTAACGGAAAGCACTAGGGGACAGGCTTTTCTCGCCGGATCTCCAGGAGCCCTGTCACAGGTTTTTCGGGAAATTGATGCCCTCGAATCTGTAGAGTTACGATCCACAACCGATATTTCATCAGAGCCTGTGCACCATCTCCTCATTCGTCTTGGCTTATGGCTGCTCGTTTTTTATGCATTCGTCAAGCGACTTTTTTTCAGGGAGGTGCTGTGATGGTGCAGAACCCAGGGAGTGCCTTTCTGTTCCTGCTTTTTCTTCCTCTTTTCTGGAGCATCGGTCGTAGCCTTGTTGTCGGAAAGAGGCTCTTTCGTTCCTTCCGCGACGGTGCATCTCCCCGTTCTTTATACGATGTGTTTCTTATTAAGTGGTTTTTTTCTTCGTTTTTTTTAATTCTTTTCCTTTTGTTTACCATTCTTGCTCTCATGGGCTTTACCGGCACGGGAATCGATTCGGAACAGTTTCCTGAAAAGAAAGATGTGGTTTTTGCCGTTGATCTTTCTCGAAGCATGCTTGCCTCCGACGTAGTGCCTTCGCGTCTGGAGCGCACGAAGGTGCTTATAAGAACGGTACTGGACAACAGTTCCGGCAATCGTTACGGTTTGGTGGTATTTACTGATCTTGGTCTGGTGATGGTCCCTGTTACCGAGGATGTGCAATCTTTAGTGTCGGCGGTCGATGCTCTGAGCCCTGATTTGCTCTCTTCCGCCGGTACCAATATCGCGGCCGGTATTTCCGCTGCGGGCCAGGCGTTCCCTGAGGGAGAGAGGCGGCAGCGCCTAATTGTTGTTTTTTCCGATGGAGAAGAACATAGCGGTGACCCCAAAGAGATCACAGCCTCCTTACGGCGGGATCATCATATTACGACCAGTGTTATTGCTCTTGGGAGTGCGGATGGAGCGGCCGTTCCGGCTGCTGATGGTGGGGTCATGCAGGATGAAGAGGGAAATCCCGTACGCAGTAAGGTGAATACCATTCTCCTTCAGTCCGTTGCTGCGGCAGGAGAAGGGAGTTTCCTCGACGGCGGCGATGCCGATGCTCTGAAGCAATTGCGCAAGCTGCTTGGCTACAAACCGGATAGTGGTGTCCGCCTTACCAGAGACACCCTCTACCGTCCTTTTCTCGCCCTTGCCCTGCTTTTTCTTCTTTTACATGTTTTGGTGAGGATGGTACCATGGCGAAAAAAATAATGCGGCTCGTTCTCCTCTTTTCGCTTCTCTGGCTTCTCACCGCTTGTGACAGCCCCGAGACCCACCTTGCCGTGCTTCAGGGAAATTATGCCTTTGCTCGGGGAGAGTATCACGAGGCGACCTTCAAATATCTGCAGGCATTGGATTTTGAGCGGTGGAAAAGTCGTGTTCACTACAACCTTGGGAATGTTTACCATGAGCTCGGTGAAGATGATGCAGCACTTCAGGAGTGGGAACTTGCTTTCTCCGATCAGGATAAAGAGCTTTCTTTTCGAATTGCCTTTAATCAGGGGGTCCTTTTCTTCGGCCAGGGCCACTATCAGGAGGCCTATGACGCTTTTCGTCGGGCTCTTACCGTTCATCCCGCTTCTGTTGATGCCAAAATAAACCTGGAACACGCCTTAAGGAAAATTTCCCGTAAACGCCAGGAACAGCAGACGGAAAGCCCCCAGGCCGCCTTACCTGAGGCAAAGGGAGAATCAGAGCGGATTCTCGACTATGTACGACGGAACGAGTCCTTCACCTGGAGTTCGGCTCCTGAGGCTGACCACCATAAGGAGGAGCAGCAGTGGTAGCTCATATAGAAAAAAGGGCACTCCTTCTTCTCTTTTTTTTCCTTACGGGTTTATTTCCCCTCGCTGCGCTTCCCCCGCTGTCGGTAACCCTCGAACCCAATCCCGTCGGTGTTCGGGATAATACGACCCTTGTTGTAGACCTGCCGCTCTCTTCCTCTGCCGGTGTCGAGGCCATCGCTCCCGAGGTTCCCTCCGGACTTTCCATCTGGCGTGGACCTTACATCCGTTTCTATCGCGGAGACGATTATGCACACCAGGGCGTGGATCATTTTGTGCGGATAAGCTATACGTTGCGCGCCTCTCGAACGGGACGAATGGTGATTCCCTCTTTTCGTTTTTTGTCGGAAGAGGGAGAGTACGAAACGTCGCCTCTTCTCCTTGAGGTCGGCCTTTACCGTTCCGGACACCTGCAAATACCTTTTGAGCCCTATTGGGAACTTGGCCGGCAGAGCGTATATGCCGGAGAAACCGTACCGGTTACCTTGAAGGTTCCCATGCAGAGGGAGGTTCGTCTTGTCGACGATGTTTCCGTTCGGCCTCCGCGAGAGGGATTTTTTGAAGAAACCGGCCGGGTTGGGGCAATCGATCGAAGCGAAATCGAGGGATTTTCATTTTATACATTGCCTGCCGCAGGCTATCTTTTGACGCCTGAACGTTCGGGGGATCTTCAAATTCCTTCCGCTTTTGTTACCATCGACGGGATACGGGAGCAGGCCGATGCCCTTGATCTCCATGTTCTTCCGCTGCCCGACTCTGTTGCCGCTACCGGTGCCGTGGGATCTTTTGCGTATAAAGCCGCCGCAGACAAAGGCCCTTTTCAGGAAGGTGATCGTTTTTTTGTAACGGTGACCGTTTCAGGGAAAGGTAATCTGCCTTATCTTTCGGTTCCTGAGCCGATTCTTAAGGGTGCCAGCTTAATCTCTTCAAGTGAGGAATCCGAGATAGATGCCGATGCCGATGGTTTTGTAGGTCGCCGTGTCGTTCGCTTTGAGTTTCTGGTTTCGGGAAAGGGTACTATTGAGATATCGTATCCTCCTTTTCCCTTCCTCATCCCCTCCTCTGGACGCGTTTCGACGCGATATCTTTCCTCTTCGACGATCAGGGTGGAGGATTCTGAACACTTCGGAACAGTGGAGGGTGAAACTCCCTTCAGTTTCGAGCCTCTTCCCATAGCCGGTTTTTCCGTGACCAATGAGGATTCATATCGTAATCTCCGAAGCTATCTCTGGTTGCTTCCTGGCCCACTTCTGTTTTTTGTTTTCTTGATTTTTGGGCGAAAGAAGCGTTCCGTCGCCACCGTTTCCATCCTATTCTTTTTCATGTCCGCAGCCGGAGCCGTCGATGAAGTTCCTCCTATATCGGATGAAAAAGCACTGGCTGCATATGCTGCCGGTGATGATGAGGCTGCGTATCAAGAATATCTTCTTTTACTCGAAATAAGTCCGGATAATCCGAGATTATTTTACAATTGTGCCGTTACCGCTTATAGAGCCTCCCATGTTGGCAAGGCAGTTTTTTATGCAAGACAGGCCTTTCGAACCCACCCTTCCGATGGAAAGATGAAAGAGCTGGTACAGGCAATCGAAAAGCGTGAGGGGTTTGGTTTCCAGGCTCCTCTGCCATTCTCTGTCCATCCTGATCTTTTCTTTTTCCTTTTGATGTTGTCGATAAATGGTGCCGGTTTTGTGGCTGTTTTTTATCTTCTTCATCGAAAAAACTTGACTTTCATTGTTGCAGTGTTACTTTTCACTATTGGGGTGGCTTCAGCCATTGCGCTTGGATTTTCGGCTGCCGATTGGGGTCGGCACGTTGTAGTGGCCCAGGCTGATCTTCCTGTTCTCTCGATTCCCGATTCGGGAGCGGGGACCTCATTCGTACTGAGGGAAGGCGAAGCTGTTACGCTTCTTGGTAGATCGAGGGACTATCTGTTCATCGAAACCGGTATTAATACCAGTGGGTGGGTCCCGCTGGATCAAGTGCTAATTCTTGGACCTATGGAGCGTTGATATGGATTTCGGTGAGATACTGGAGAAGTGGGAAGCTGGCCGAAAACAGCAGACGATAAGCAAACAGAGAGAACCGGTAGATGATAGCGGCTTCGCACGGCAGATTGAGCGTTATCTCCCCGAAGAGGCCGATTGGGAGCAAGTAATCGGAGAGAAGGAATTATCCGATATCGATCCAGTTTTGCGTCGTTCCACTCTTCGCCGGATAGCCCCCGAGGCTGAAATCGACCTTCATGGAATGACCCGTGATGAGGCGGTGACCGCCCTTGACCGTTTTTTTCGTGAGGCAGCCAGCAGAGATCTGCAAAAGGTCCTCATTATTCACGGTAAGGGCAATCACTCCGGCAGAGACGGAGCAGTGCTTCCTGATGTTGTAAGGGAATACCTTCAATATTCACCCATTGCCGGTGAATCAGGACAAGCCGATCGTTCACTTGGTGGAAGCGGTGCAACCTGGGTTATTCTGAAGGAATAGGATGGGAAGTCTACCGTTCGCGGTAGATGATCCTGCCTCTGGTGAGGTCGTAAGGGGAGAGGGCCACCCGTACTTTATCGCCGGGGACTATTCTAATATAATGTTTTCGCATTTTTCCGGAAAGATGTGCGAGAATCAGGTGTCCATTTTTCAATTCGACCCTGAACATGGTATTGGGTAGGGATTCTTTTACAATCCCTTCTACTTCAATTGCTTCTTCTTTCGCCACAATGCCTCCTATAGCCGGACTTTATCCGCCATATAGTAGGCCTAGAGTTTCTTCTTGTCAACCTGTTGACTTTTTCCCCGGATTCAGTAATATGTCGGGACTCGACAGGAAATCACAACAGGAGAGGGGGAGAGATATGGATAAAGTTTTTGAAGAGAAAATGAAAGACTCGCTGTTGGCAATGAAAGAGGAGCTCGTTCGATCTCTTATCTCCGAGAGCGAAGATTTTGAGGCACTTGTTCGCGATATGGATCCAAAGGATCTTGTCGATGTTGCCGCCGACGATATCGATCGGAAGACCCTTGAAG
Coding sequences:
- a CDS encoding VWA domain-containing protein, with the protein product MVQNPGSAFLFLLFLPLFWSIGRSLVVGKRLFRSFRDGASPRSLYDVFLIKWFFSSFFLILFLLFTILALMGFTGTGIDSEQFPEKKDVVFAVDLSRSMLASDVVPSRLERTKVLIRTVLDNSSGNRYGLVVFTDLGLVMVPVTEDVQSLVSAVDALSPDLLSSAGTNIAAGISAAGQAFPEGERRQRLIVVFSDGEEHSGDPKEITASLRRDHHITTSVIALGSADGAAVPAADGGVMQDEEGNPVRSKVNTILLQSVAAAGEGSFLDGGDADALKQLRKLLGYKPDSGVRLTRDTLYRPFLALALLFLLLHVLVRMVPWRKK
- a CDS encoding tetratricopeptide repeat protein produces the protein MAKKIMRLVLLFSLLWLLTACDSPETHLAVLQGNYAFARGEYHEATFKYLQALDFERWKSRVHYNLGNVYHELGEDDAALQEWELAFSDQDKELSFRIAFNQGVLFFGQGHYQEAYDAFRRALTVHPASVDAKINLEHALRKISRKRQEQQTESPQAALPEAKGESERILDYVRRNESFTWSSAPEADHHKEEQQW
- a CDS encoding tetratricopeptide repeat protein — its product is MVAHIEKRALLLLFFFLTGLFPLAALPPLSVTLEPNPVGVRDNTTLVVDLPLSSSAGVEAIAPEVPSGLSIWRGPYIRFYRGDDYAHQGVDHFVRISYTLRASRTGRMVIPSFRFLSEEGEYETSPLLLEVGLYRSGHLQIPFEPYWELGRQSVYAGETVPVTLKVPMQREVRLVDDVSVRPPREGFFEETGRVGAIDRSEIEGFSFYTLPAAGYLLTPERSGDLQIPSAFVTIDGIREQADALDLHVLPLPDSVAATGAVGSFAYKAAADKGPFQEGDRFFVTVTVSGKGNLPYLSVPEPILKGASLISSSEESEIDADADGFVGRRVVRFEFLVSGKGTIEISYPPFPFLIPSSGRVSTRYLSSSTIRVEDSEHFGTVEGETPFSFEPLPIAGFSVTNEDSYRNLRSYLWLLPGPLLFFVFLIFGRKKRSVATVSILFFFMSAAGAVDEVPPISDEKALAAYAAGDDEAAYQEYLLLLEISPDNPRLFYNCAVTAYRASHVGKAVFYARQAFRTHPSDGKMKELVQAIEKREGFGFQAPLPFSVHPDLFFFLLMLSINGAGFVAVFYLLHRKNLTFIVAVLLFTIGVASAIALGFSAADWGRHVVVAQADLPVLSIPDSGAGTSFVLREGEAVTLLGRSRDYLFIETGINTSGWVPLDQVLILGPMER
- a CDS encoding Smr/MutS family protein, which codes for MDFGEILEKWEAGRKQQTISKQREPVDDSGFARQIERYLPEEADWEQVIGEKELSDIDPVLRRSTLRRIAPEAEIDLHGMTRDEAVTALDRFFREAASRDLQKVLIIHGKGNHSGRDGAVLPDVVREYLQYSPIAGESGQADRSLGGSGATWVILKE
- the infA gene encoding translation initiation factor IF-1; its protein translation is MVAKEEAIEVEGIVKESLPNTMFRVELKNGHLILAHLSGKMRKHYIRIVPGDKVRVALSPYDLTRGRIIYRER